The sequence TCAACGCCCTTATTTCTGTGAATTTCTTGTTCAGGGTGTAGAGGTGGAGAGATTCGAGTGTGGAGAGATTAGTGATGCTTTCTCATGGTCTCCTTTATCCAATTGACATACTTGCAGACTTGCGTGTAGACACCTGGGTCATTGGGTTGGCCGCAGGGGAAAGTTCCCCAGGACACCAGGCCTTGCAGGGTCCCTTTGCACATCAGTGGTCCCCCTGAGTCACCCTGGAGGGGAAAGAGCAGATGAACTTGGGTTTCAGAGTAACCATCACTGAGGTCTCATATACCCCGCAGTTATCTTTATCCCGCGAGCCCAAGGACTTCCACTCTGGCCAATGGGAAGACACTCATCGTCTCTGGGAACCAATGGGAGGGCAGGAATTAACGCTGTCATGGAGAGAGCAAACTAGGTTCTCTGAAAACATTGGCTTGAGCCCCAGCCAACAGGACCAATCAGAGGGAAGGGGGCGGGGCTTCCAGGGGTCAGAGTCCCATTTATTTTCCATCCTTAAGGACTTCAGCGTCAAGCTAGTGGGGGAATGAGCATTAATTCCAGGGGATGGATACATGCCCTTTGAGCGTGAAAGGGGGACAGGACCAAAGACATAATTCACAGGGGCCAGTGCCAAATGAAAGTGCAGGTCCCCTtgctcaaaaattaagaatttcaagacagtaaCAGGAGTGTGTTAAACCAAGCAAGGGACTCTCCCCAGCGTGGGGCCCTATGTCACCGCACGGCTTGCACATTCATGGAGCAGACCCTTGCTAGGGGAAAAGGGGAACCCCCCATTCTCTAGGACACACATCTCTGTCCCCTCAGCCCTATCCCTAACACACACCATCCCACCTCCCCTGAAAGCTGAGGGTACAGGTGTGAGCAAAGATAGTGGGGGTGCAGAGTGGAGGGAGAGGTGTAGAGAAGAAAAGAGTcaaagagaaggggaagagaaaggtggagacaaggatggagagaagaaaggggatggaggagggggacaaggaggCAGAAATGTAGGGGCTgggaaaagaggcagagagagaggcagacagcccagagagagagggggagagcgAGAGGGAGAGTGAGAGCAAGCGAGCGAGCGAGAGAGATCCTACACAGAGAGGGAAcccaaaggaaaacaatgaaatgaaatcagATTTAATGAGAAGTGGGAAGACCACattcagagacagagagggggTTACAGAGATGAAGAAGGGCAACAAAGACAAAGCGAGAGGTGGTTCTTTGCCCAGGACCTGGACCCAGGTGAGGTGAGTGAGAAATTAGCTTCAGGAGTGAAGTCTCAGTAATTGCgataaatactattttaatgcaataccttagaaaataaaatttaatatgaaaacaaaatccaTGAAAAACAGGAGATCCCAGTTTTAGATAAAGTCAGGGTCAGCACAGTCCTGCGCTGAGCCATACTGGAGCCCGAGGCAAATGGAAAATTCAGGAAGAGTGATCGTTCTTTATTCaaaattctgatattttgttCGTCATGGACTTTttgcatggatttttttttcagtcttgcaTTAGAATATGATTTATCTTGATCACTGAGTGTTTTGTGGCCCCCTTGAAGTTTGGGCTTGAAGCTAGTGCCTCACTTGCCTTCCCCTAGTCTCAGGCCCTCTTTCCCACCCCCACGGCCCAGCCAGCCCCCCTGGGCTCCCACTCTGGCCTGGACAGAGAACGGGGTAAAGAGAGCTAGGAAAGCCGGCTTGGGGGTGAGAAGGAAGGCTCAGAACCAGGGCCAGGCCCTCAGATTCTAGACGGAGGGGCAGACTGGGCTCTGTGAGGAGAGGAAGTAGCTGGGGTCCTAGGGCCAGGAGCGAGGGGGTCTCACATTGCAGGCGTTGGTCTTGGAGTCGGGAATGCCAGCACACAGCATAGAATTGCCCAGCAGGTCCTTATAAACCTTCTTGCAGTCCTCGGAGGAGATGAGCTTGACATCGGTGCACATGAGCTCCGATGGAAAGGTCACTGGTGAGGGCGGGAGGCGGGGGTCAGTCACAGGCCTGGGTCTGCGGACCCCTGGGAGCTGATGGGGAAAGGATTGGGGCCCTGGACCCtgaaggaggagggggctggcggGCTCAACACCAAGGCCATGAAAATGGGCCagactcccgggtctgagggaggaggggttggggccaggactcctgggtctgagagaggaggagctggggccagaaatcctgggtctgagggaggaggggctggggccagcactcctgggtctgaggggctggagggtgggggctctTGGATCATGGGGGCAGCCTCACCATCAGGGCTGGTGGTGGTGCCCCAGCCAGAAACGGTACATGTGGTCCCAGGGGGTGCACAGCTGGAGGGCAGGTTGACTTTCTTCACAGTTGCTGACAGTCTTGCCCTGCTATTTAACTTCACAAGCATGATGTCATTCACATGGGTCTGAGTGGAGTAGCTGGGATGGCGGAATGACCTTGTGGCCCTGATCTTCTGGGCTGACCGATCACCCAACCGTTCACTGCCCATGTGCACGTTGTACTCACTGAGAGAAGGGAGTGACATTCAGAGACAGATACTGTGActgagagagggtgagagagacccagagagagggtgagagagacccagagggacggggacagagacccagagagagggggacagagacccagggagagggggacagagatccagagggagggggacagagacccagggagagggggacagagatCCAGACAGAGGGGGacggagacccagagagagggggacagagacccagagagagggggacagagacccagagagagagggacagagacccagagagagggggacagggacccagagagaggggacagggacccagagggagggggacagggacccagagagagggggacagggacccagagggagggggacagagacccagagagaaggggacagagacccagagagagagggacGGAGACCCAgagggagggggacagagaccccaAGGGGGGGGACAGGGATccagagagagagggggacaggcaCCCCGAGGGGTGGCTGGAGGCGCTGACTCACTTCATCATGCAGTGGGCGGCCGTGAGCACCCACAGCTCGTTGAGCAGCACGCCTCCACAGTGGAGCTGATCGCCCCTGAGCAGGGCCACCTGCCAGGGCTGGGAGCCTTTTGGACATGCGTGTCCTTCAATAATCTTGTCCCCGTTCCTGTTACATTCATCTGGAtagggaaatggagaaaaatgtgGGTAGCAAGGGTCAGGAGAGGCAGCAGCCGAGGGAtttggagagacagagatggaaacaagacagacagacaggaatgGAGAAAGGCAGAGGCAGAAATGGAGAGCAGCGCAGGATAacggggagatggagagagacagagggaaccCGCTCAGAAGACACTGAGTgcaggaggcagggcctggggggcCAGAGACCCCAGGAATCAGAAGGAAGCGGGAAGAAAGGGGGCAGAGGCAGAAGAGTCTTGTCCTCTGCGGAGGCAGCTGCTGGAGGTGGGGAAGCGTCCTGACTTAGGAACTCCTTGGAGAGAGAGGGGTCCTAGAGAGGGTCACTGAGGATGCTGGGAGTCCCAGGGGCAAGGTCAGGCCCACCGGTCCGGCCCTCACCTTCTTGTCCAGCAGATCTCAGGGCTAAGGACAGTAGTAGGATCAGCATAGCGGGGAGAAGGGATCCTGCCATGGTGGCTTCTCTTGAGTCTCTTGGGGCTGCCGGGCAGAGGAAGGGTCTCTTCTGCTGAGACTAGGAAGGACAAAGAGTTCAGGAggcaggagtccaggcccccagctcctcctcctccggacccaggagtccaggttCCAAGCCCTGCCCCCTCAGACTCGGAGTCCGGGCCCccctggccccctcccgcctcgGACCCGGAGtcccggcccccagcccctcctccctcagacccagaaATCCAGGCCCCCAGACTCCCTTTCTCTCCGGACCCGAGAATCTGGGCTCCCATCCTTCCCCATCCAAAGTCTGTATCCTCAGTTCCTCTTTCCCTAAGAGACCCAAGATTCCAGACCTCCAGCCCCTCACCTCTCAGAACCAGGAGTCCAGGcttcccacccccctcccctcagGAGCAGGAGTCAGTTGTCCACCCAGCCTCATCGCCCCCACCCCAAATGAGGCCTGTTCTCACCTCAGGAGGGTCTAATCTGACTTGGGCTCCAGACTGACCGGGAGCCAAGTGTCTCTTGCCCTGTGCGGGCCGCTCTCTTATAccacccctgcccccgcccccagcgcccTGGGGTGCAGGCGGAGCTGGCACTGAGACGCCCCCTTCCTGAATTTGTTGCTATCTTGAACCCTTGCGGCAGCTAAAGCTATTGGCCGAAGCCTATTCCTTCTCCACCCTCCTTCCTGAGGCCCGGGTCCGGGCGGGACCCAACAAGTTCGCCCCCGCACATTTTGGCCCCACCATCCCAGGTGGCTGCTCCGGAGGGAGGGACCAGGAGCTGGCTCTGAGGGGCGGGGGCAGGATTCAAGGAAAGGCAGAGCTCAAGGGATGAGCTTTGGCTTGGGTCGTCTTCTGGGGCTATTTTTCTTGCCCTCATCCTCTCTCAGCGGTGGCCTAGACCCTACACCCTTATTCTGACCAACCTGAGCAAATTTTTCCAGGCTGCATCCCAGTTGTGTCTTTGAGCCTGAACCCATTCCCAGCCCTAATACACGagtatgaattaaaaaaagaaggcttTCCCTAACTCCACCCCCCTAAATGCTTACTGTTACCAAGCACATCTGTGTTCTCATAAGATACATAGATTTCCACAAATATTATGTATTCATAACAAAAATGTGCTAAACTTTctctaatataattttttatttactctATAAAATATCTTGGACAATTTTTCCTCTTAATACGTTTagatcatttctcctttttttttttttaaagattttatttttttcctttttctccccaaagccccccggtacatagttgtatattctttgttgtgggtccttctagtcgtggcatgtgggacgctgcctcagcgtggtttgatgagcagtgccctgcccatgcccaggattcgaaccaacaaaacactgggctgcctgcagcggagcgcacgaacttaaccactcagccacagggccagccccatcatttctcctttttttaaaataaggattcATAATATTCCATACTAGCGTTGTATCCTGATTTATGTAATCTGTTTCCAATTGAAGTACATTTTGATACTTTTAAATATAATCATGCCAGGAAGAACTTTGTACATTCATCTCCGCTCACTGCATCCATTTAAGGAGTATCTATTaagcatttactctgtgccagaaagTATTCTGGCTGCTGAGGGCACAGCAgtcaatgaaacagacaaaaattccttCACAGAGGCTCTTGTTGTAGTGAGTGGGGACCGTGAGTACAGAaagaagtatataaaatataaagcttgTGAGAAGGGGGTaaatgctgtggagaaaaagaagaccaGGGAAGAGGGATGGTTCTCTCCACTCCCAGGGTCCCCTGGGGTTACAGTATTATGAGAGATAATTGGAAAGATTGCACATGaagatgacatttgaacaaaATCTTGAAGGAGGTGGTGGATAGATCCATGTAGCTACTTGGAGGTAGTGAGCTCTGGGTGAGTTAGGCAAGGGATGTGCCTACAATGTTCTAGCAGGGAAGCCAATGACTGGAGCTGAatgaggaaggggaagaaggacAGGTAAGGAGGTCAGAGGCATGATAAGATCTAGATGAGATAGGGCCTTGAAGACCAATGTAAGACATTGGCTTTTCCTTTGAGTTAGATGGAAACCATCATCCGATTGTTACTTAGAGGCaaattcctaaaagtggaattgatCCTAACTTCTCAATCAGACCCCAAAATGTGATTCATTCCTTAGCTCTGAGCCCAAACCTTATCTCCTTATATCTTGACCTCAACCCAACTCTATCTTTGTCCCGTAATTTGACGCCCCCCCCCCATAGATGTTATTGTTGCTTACCCAAGCTTTCActccttctgtctttctgtcAGAACCCAGGTTTTCTTTGGATTATCTTTTATCCTCATCATGACTATAAGCTTTACTGCACCAAGCATGGAAGCCATATTCTGTTTGCCAGTGATTAGTTTAGAAACAGACATGGGATGCAGTTCTGGCCAATCAGGAGTGAGGGGAAGACCCCTGGGCACTTCTGGGAAAGGCTTTCTTATTTCCAAAAAGAGACACTGGgaaacttattttttcttctgctaaaTGATGTCCCTTCTGGGTGTAAATTCTGCAACTGTGGCAGCCCTCCTGGAACCATGGAGGGAAGTGGCCGGTGGATCAAGCCAAAACATTGAAGATGGCCAAAACAGAGCTGGAGATCATCAGAGCCTTTCACGAAGTCACTGAGCTGGTGAATTAACTAACCACAGAGCCTCTTCATCTCATGACTTCCTCAGGTTTCCTTTCTGTTCTATAGTTTATTGGTCCCCAAAGCCAAAATCTTCCTTACTGATATGTCCATGTTGAACCCAAATCTCAACTCAGATCCCAAATCTGATCCCAAACCATGAATCCAAATCCAATTCTAACTCGAATCTATATCTTGTAACCACATTGATCAACAAACCCAACCCTACCTGCAGTTCCAGCTCTGTCTCCAGACCTCCTCCTATATCCTCTCTCAGACCCAATCCTTTATCTGCTTAAGAAATACATACTGAGGACAAGCTAGGTACCAGGCTGGGTTTGGTGCTGAGGATCCAGTGGTGCACAAACCTGGACAGAATATCTTCCTCCAAGGAGCCAACAGTCTAgcgtaaaagaaaaataaccaaataattgataaacaaacataaaattacaACAATGATGTGTGCTCCAAAGGAAAGATGTGGAGTATTATAAAAGCACTTCCAAGGGGTCTTGGACCCAAGAAATGACAATGAGCTGAGTGTGAAAAGAATGGTAAGCATTAACTAGAAGGAAATGGAAGCAGCCTGGAGAGTGTATCATGTAGTGGAAACAGCATgtttaaaggctctgagaaggaaGGGGAGTATGGATGGAGCTCAGAGACCAGAGGTTGGCTAGAACCAGGCAACATAGAACGTTGTATGTCATGGCGAGTTTGACCTTATCCTGTGGACAATGGTGAACCACTTGGACTTTAGTCAGAAAGTGACGTAACGagatttgtattttcaaaatatcaacCTGGCTGCTatattaaaaatggattttaaggGAATGTGGGCACCTGAGGAAGCCATTGTTGTTGTCCAAATGAGAAATGATGGTAACTTGGCTAAGGCCATTTGGGAGGTGGAGATGGCAATGAGTGGATCGATTCAAGATGCTTTTACTAGAGAAAATCAACAGGTCTCATCAATGGATTGAGTGGAGGTTGTGGTGGTGGAGACAGAGGGTAAGGCTTCAGGGTCTCTTGCTTgatggatggtggtgccattcaTTGAGAAGGCAAGGTCAGATATGATCAAGAGCTTAAGAGAGGGTGAGAAAGACCTCAGTTCCTGACTTCAAGCATAATTCTAACACCAATCATTACTTTGACACAACTCTTAACACCAATCTTGACACAAGCCTGAGTCTTAACCTGAAACCTCAACTCATACCCAATTCTAACCCTCAGTTCTGCTTCATCCTTGACCAACTCCAATTTATACCGCAACTTGGAACCTATTCCTGACCAAATTCCTGACTCCAAATATCAACTCAAGCTATGACTCACACCCCAATCAACCTTAACCCTGACTCTCGACGCGAGTCCTGAACAACTAACCATGAGCCAAACTCAACCTTGACCCAAACCCTGAATGTCACCATACCCTCAATCCCAAATCTGACCCCATGCACAACTCAGACTTGTCCTCTTCCCTATCATATTCCTGGAAGCAGTGACATCCTCCCCAAGAACCCATCCCTAACTCACATCCGACGCCAATCCTAACACTCTGATCCCAATCCCACCCCTATTCTCATTTCCAGCCCAATTTATCCCTGAAATCCCATCCTCATTTCCATGCCCAACTCTTTC comes from Equus asinus isolate D_3611 breed Donkey chromosome 26, EquAss-T2T_v2, whole genome shotgun sequence and encodes:
- the KLK7 gene encoding kallikrein-7 codes for the protein MAGSLLPAMLILLLSLALRSAGQEDECNRNGDKIIEGHACPKGSQPWQVALLRGDQLHCGGVLLNELWVLTAAHCMMNEYNVHMGSERLGDRSAQKIRATRSFRHPSYSTQTHVNDIMLVKLNSRARLSATVKKVNLPSSCAPPGTTCTVSGWGTTTSPDVTFPSELMCTDVKLISSEDCKKVYKDLLGNSMLCAGIPDSKTNACNGDSGGPLMCKGTLQGLVSWGTFPCGQPNDPGVYTQVCKYVNWIKETMRKHH